Proteins encoded within one genomic window of Candidatus Firestonebacteria bacterium RIFOXYD2_FULL_39_29:
- a CDS encoding phosphoribosylformylglycinamidine synthase II codes for MKNVKTFEILKANEEKLLDISKKGLLSLNLAEMKAVQAYFKKKKRNPTDVELETIAQTWSEHCKHKAFRGIITYNGKKIDNLLKQTVIKATKEINKEWCVSVFTDNAGIIKFDEENCVAFKVETHNHPSAIEPYGGAGTGIGGVIRDILGVGLGAKPIMNTDVFCFGPLNYPEEKLLEGTLHPRRIFKGVVSGVRDYGNRMGIPTSNGAVIFEEGYTCNPLVYCGTVGIMPNGACFKKVKPGDVIVSLGGKTGRDGIHGATFSSIALDKDTEVSAVQIGNPIIEKKTQDALIQARDKGLYNFVTDCGAGGYSSAVGEMGEETGAKVYLDRVPLKYPGLTPWEIWVSEAQERMVFAVPINKLSEIMKIFERENVEATIIGEFSGTKRLELFYGKERVADLDMKFIHDGGPRFELIAEWKEKENAEPSFVSPSNLGDALHKILSDLTVASKEWIIRQYDHEVQGGSIIKPMQGATNDGPGDAAVTRPILTSWKGVAVSNGINPRYGMIDPYWMAASNIDEAVRNIVAVGGDPDRIAILDNFCWGSPNKPEELAGMVRASLACYDIAVAYGTPFISGKDSLNNEYVDVNSGKKIAIPGTLLISAIAVVEDVRDSVTMDFKAEGNLIYIVGRTLNEMGGSIYLKLNNAIGNTVPRVDAKKAKKIFDKMHKAMKAGMIRSCHDCSEGGLGVAIAEMAFAGGIGANIYLDKVERSGDVNRDDYVLFSESNSRFIVEVEKKNQGKFETLYKGFEISNIGETFGSKVMVYGLDNRVVVSEDINRLKDSWQKPLRNP; via the coding sequence ATGAAAAATGTAAAAACTTTTGAAATTCTCAAAGCAAATGAAGAAAAACTTCTGGATATAAGTAAAAAGGGGCTTCTTTCCTTAAATCTTGCGGAAATGAAGGCGGTTCAAGCCTATTTTAAAAAGAAAAAAAGAAATCCCACTGATGTAGAGCTTGAAACTATTGCCCAGACGTGGAGCGAGCATTGCAAGCATAAAGCTTTCAGGGGAATTATAACTTATAACGGCAAGAAGATAGATAATCTTTTAAAACAGACGGTTATTAAAGCGACGAAAGAGATAAATAAAGAGTGGTGTGTTTCCGTGTTTACTGATAATGCGGGAATAATAAAATTCGACGAGGAAAATTGCGTAGCTTTCAAAGTGGAAACCCACAATCATCCTTCGGCGATTGAACCTTACGGCGGAGCAGGAACGGGTATCGGGGGAGTTATCAGGGATATACTCGGGGTCGGACTCGGAGCAAAACCTATCATGAATACGGATGTCTTCTGCTTTGGGCCTCTTAATTATCCGGAGGAGAAACTTTTAGAAGGTACTTTACATCCGAGAAGAATATTTAAAGGCGTGGTATCCGGAGTCCGGGACTACGGCAATAGAATGGGAATACCAACCAGTAACGGAGCCGTTATATTTGAAGAAGGTTATACCTGCAATCCTTTAGTTTATTGCGGAACCGTGGGTATAATGCCTAACGGTGCCTGCTTTAAAAAAGTAAAACCGGGCGATGTTATTGTTTCTCTTGGCGGTAAGACCGGGAGGGACGGAATTCACGGCGCAACTTTTTCTTCTATTGCTTTAGATAAGGATACTGAAGTAAGCGCGGTCCAGATCGGAAATCCTATAATAGAAAAGAAAACACAGGACGCTCTTATTCAGGCAAGAGATAAAGGGCTTTATAATTTTGTTACGGATTGCGGAGCGGGAGGATATTCTTCCGCCGTTGGTGAAATGGGTGAAGAGACCGGAGCTAAGGTCTATCTTGACAGAGTGCCATTAAAGTATCCGGGACTTACTCCCTGGGAGATCTGGGTTTCTGAAGCCCAGGAGAGGATGGTCTTTGCAGTTCCGATAAATAAGCTCTCGGAAATAATGAAAATATTCGAACGTGAAAATGTGGAAGCAACTATTATCGGGGAGTTTTCCGGCACAAAACGGCTTGAATTATTTTACGGCAAAGAAAGAGTTGCGGACCTGGATATGAAATTTATCCATGACGGCGGTCCTAGGTTTGAGCTGATTGCGGAATGGAAAGAAAAAGAAAATGCCGAACCAAGTTTTGTTTCTCCCTCTAATTTGGGAGATGCTTTGCATAAGATCCTCTCAGATCTGACTGTTGCCAGCAAAGAATGGATAATCAGGCAGTATGATCATGAAGTTCAGGGTGGTTCTATTATTAAGCCTATGCAGGGAGCTACGAATGATGGACCGGGAGACGCGGCAGTTACACGTCCGATACTTACTTCCTGGAAGGGTGTAGCTGTTTCAAACGGAATTAACCCCAGATACGGGATGATAGATCCTTATTGGATGGCTGCGTCAAATATTGACGAAGCGGTCAGGAATATTGTAGCTGTCGGAGGGGATCCGGACAGGATTGCTATACTTGATAATTTCTGCTGGGGGAGTCCGAATAAACCTGAAGAACTTGCGGGTATGGTAAGGGCTTCTTTAGCTTGCTATGATATCGCTGTTGCTTACGGAACGCCGTTTATCTCAGGTAAAGACAGCTTAAACAACGAATATGTTGATGTTAACAGCGGAAAAAAGATAGCCATACCGGGTACTTTACTTATATCTGCCATAGCGGTAGTTGAGGATGTAAGGGATTCCGTGACCATGGATTTCAAAGCAGAAGGCAATCTCATATATATTGTTGGCCGGACGTTGAATGAAATGGGCGGATCGATATATTTAAAACTGAATAACGCAATAGGAAATACAGTGCCGAGGGTCGATGCAAAGAAGGCAAAGAAAATATTTGATAAGATGCATAAAGCGATGAAGGCGGGGATGATCAGGTCCTGTCATGATTGCTCTGAAGGCGGTCTCGGTGTTGCGATAGCCGAAATGGCGTTTGCCGGAGGTATCGGCGCAAACATCTATCTGGATAAAGTGGAGAGAAGCGGAGATGTAAACAGGGATGATTATGTGTTATTTTCTGAATCAAACTCCAGATTTATTGTAGAGGTAGAGAAAAAAAATCAGGGGAAGTTCGAAACCCTCTATAAAGGATTTGAAATCTCCAACATCGGCGAAACCTTTGGTTCTAAAGTAATGGTCTATGGTCTTGATAATAGAGTGGTTGTAAGTGAAGATATTAATAGACTTAAGGATTCTTGGCAGAAGCCTTTAAGAAACCCTTAA
- a CDS encoding phosphoribosylformylglycinamidine synthase I, with protein sequence MSKKAKVIVIRTAGTNCDYETVTAFELCGAEVDLVHINQLLRKEVDIMNYQILVIPGGFSYGDDVASGKILANEIQYRLMEAISKFVSARRLIIGICNGFQVLVKTGLLPGIDGIDKKEYTTLFNNDSGKFEDRWIYLKSTSNRCVFTKGIKEQIYLPIAHGEGKFLTLDKKTLDYIKKNDMIVFKYVNKDGNISGYPDNPNGSTEAIAGICNPGGNILGMMPHPERFVTRYNHPRWTREKLPEEGDGLVLFRNAVEFAKKKL encoded by the coding sequence ATGTCAAAAAAAGCTAAAGTAATAGTGATACGCACTGCGGGGACAAATTGCGACTATGAGACTGTGACGGCGTTTGAACTTTGCGGGGCGGAGGTGGATCTTGTTCATATCAATCAGCTTCTGCGCAAAGAAGTTGATATTATGAACTATCAAATACTTGTCATTCCCGGCGGATTCTCTTACGGGGATGATGTTGCTTCCGGAAAAATACTTGCCAATGAGATACAGTACCGTCTGATGGAGGCAATTTCCAAGTTTGTATCGGCAAGGCGTCTTATAATCGGCATTTGCAACGGTTTTCAGGTTCTTGTAAAGACCGGACTGCTTCCCGGTATAGACGGGATTGATAAAAAAGAATATACCACTCTTTTTAATAATGATTCCGGAAAGTTCGAAGACCGCTGGATCTATTTAAAAAGCACTTCCAACAGGTGTGTCTTTACCAAAGGAATTAAAGAACAGATCTATCTTCCTATTGCCCACGGGGAAGGAAAGTTTTTAACGCTGGACAAGAAAACGCTTGATTATATAAAGAAAAACGACATGATAGTATTTAAATATGTAAATAAAGACGGTAACATCTCAGGTTATCCTGATAATCCAAACGGTTCGACTGAAGCTATTGCGGGTATCTGCAATCCCGGAGGGAATATACTTGGCATGATGCCTCATCCCGAAAGATTTGTAACCCGTTACAATCATCCGAGGTGGACCAGGGAAAAACTTCCGGAAGAGGGCGACGGTCTGGTATTATTCCGGAACGCTGTTGAGTTTGCCAAGAAAAAACTCTGA